From Coffea arabica cultivar ET-39 chromosome 2e, Coffea Arabica ET-39 HiFi, whole genome shotgun sequence, the proteins below share one genomic window:
- the LOC113728102 gene encoding ferric reduction oxidase 2-like: MDTRVATRSPQAGGNSVVQGMIMALLVVVSAGYIFIWIMVPTNTFKQNWLLKIRAESNTTYFGSQGANFLVFTFPVLFVAALGCVFLHLGKKRSNEHDSKRRDGKNRIVAWKRPVIIKGLGIVSRIELAFLVMFIALLVWFYTVYVRNGFASITPKSAAKSGMKLWQAKLGSASLRLGLLGNLCLTFLFFPVTRGSSVLQLFGLTSEASIKYHIWLGHIVMTLFTAHGVCYIIFWAATHQISEMTKWAKADISNVAGEIALVAGLAMWATTFPRIRRKMFELFFYTHHLYIIFVLFFVLHVGIAFACLMLPGFYLFMIDRYLRFLQSRQNVRSVSARILPCETVELSFSKTKGLSYAPTSILFLNVPSISKLQWHPFTITSSSNLEPEKLSVIIKGDGSWTKKLHEMLSSPSSVDHLDVSIEGPYGPTSTDFLRHELLVMVSGGSGITPFISIIRELMYASETLKCKTPSILLIPSFKNSSDLTMLDLLLPIVGSPAEFSNFALQIEAYVTREKQPAPEGKKSLRTVWFKPKPSDSPVAPILGKNSWLWLGAIISASFIIYLIFMGILTRFYIYPIDHNTNDVYSWSSRAVLNILFMCISIIIAATAAFLWNKKQNAMENKQIQNLEGATPVASPNSWFYNADRELESLPQQSLVLSTNLHYGERPDLKKILFERKESSVGVLVCGPKKMRHEVANICSSGLGANLHFESISFSW, from the exons ATGGACACAAGGGTGGCAACAAGATCTCCTCAGGCTGGAGGAAACAGTGTCGTCCAAGGAATGATAATGGCACTGCTTGTTGTGGTCTCGGCTGGATATATTTTCATCTGGATCATGGTGCCAACCAATACTTTCAAACAGAACTGGCTTCTAAAGATTCGAGCTGAGTCTAATACAACTTACTTTGGATCACAAG GTGCAAATTTCTTGGTCTTCACATTTCCTGTTCTTTTCGTTGCTGCCTTGGGCTGTGTCTTTCTCCATTTAGGAAAGAAACGAAGCAATGAGCATGATTCAAAGAG ACGTGATGGTAAAAATCGTATAGTGGCATGGAAGAGGCCAGTTATCATCAAAGGACTAGGAATTGTTTCTCGAATTGAGTTGGCTTTTCTTGTGATGTTCATTGCCCTTCTCGTTTGGTTCTACACAGTTTACGTGCGCAATGGCTTCGCTAGCATCACTCCGAAGTCAGCTGCAAAGAGTGGGATGAAATT GTGGCAAGCTAAGCTGGGCAGTGCATCTCTAAGGCTAGGCCTGCTAGGGAATCTATGTCTaacatttctcttctttccggTGACCCGCGGCTCATCGGTGCTGCAACTTTTTGGCCTGACATCCGAAGCAAGCATCAAGTATCATATATGGCTTGGCCACATTGTAATGACCCTTTTCACCGCTCATGGCGTTTGCTACATCATCTTCTGGGCTGCCACACATCAAATATCCGAG ATGACAAAATGGGCTAAAGCAGACATTTCCAATGTGGCCGGAGAAATAGCTTTGGTAGCGGGACTAGCCATGTGGGCAACGACATTTCCCCGCATAAGGAGAAAGATGTTTGAGCTCTTCTTCTATACTCATCACTTGTACATCATCTTCGTGCTCTTCTTCGTCCTCCATGTTGGCATCGCTTTTGCCTGCCTCATGCTTCCTGGCTTCTATCTCTTCATGATTGATCGTTACTTGAGGTTCTTGCAATCTCGCCAAAACGTTCGTTCAGTCTCCGCTCGAATTCTACCCTGTGAAACCGTGGAGCTCAGCTTCTCCAAGACCAAAG GTCTTAGCTATGCTCCAACAAGCATATTGTTCTTGAATGTACCGAGCATCTCGAAGTTACAGTGGCACCCTTTTACAATTACTTCAAGCAGTAATTTGGAGCCTGAAAAGCTGAGTGTCATCATTAAAGGTGACGGGAGTTGGACAAAGAAGCTCCATGAGATGCTTTCTTCCCCTTCTTCTGTGGATCATCTTGATGTGTCCATTGAAGGACCTTATGGACCAACTTCAACTGATTTCCTAAG GCATGAATTGCTGGTGATGGTGAGTGGAGGCAGCGGAATCACTCCTTTCATCTCCATCATTCGTGAGCTTATGTACGCAAGCGAGACGCTGAAATGCAAGACTCCTTCAATTCTCCTCATCCCCTCATTCAAGAATTCTTCAGACTTGACCATGCTAGATCTGCTCCTCCCTATTGTTGGTTCCCCGGCAGAATTTTCCAACTTCGCTTTACAAATTGAGGCTTACGTAACGAGAGAAAAACAACCAGCACCAGAAGGCAAGAAGAGTCTCAGGACCGTCTGGTTCAAACCAAAGCCATCAGATTCACCAGTTGCTCCAATCTTGGGCAAAAACAGCTGGCTCTGGCTTGGTGCAATAATATCAGCATCTTTTATCATCTATCTTATCTTCATGGGGATTCTTACGAGATTCTACATTTATCCCATTGATCACAACACCAACGATGTCTATTCATGGTCTTCTAGAGCTGTGCTGAATATCCTTTTCATGTGCATTTCTATAATCATCGCAGCTACCGCGGCTTTTCTCTggaacaagaaacaaaatgccaTGGAGAACAAACAGATTCAGAACCTGGAAGGGGCAACTCCCGTAGCGTCACCCAACTCATGGTTCTATAATGCAGACAGAGAATTAGAAAGCTTACCCCAGCAGTCACTGGTCCTCTCTACCAATCTGCACTATGGTGAAAGGCCAGACCTAAAGA AAATTCTTTTTGAGCGCAAAGAATCCAGCGTTGGAGTTCTAGTTTGTGGACCGAAGAAGATGAGACATGAGGTTGCAAACATATGCTCTTCTGGTTTGGGAGCTAATTTGCATTTCGAGTCCATCAGTTTCAGCTGGTGA
- the LOC113733217 gene encoding ferric reduction oxidase 2-like yields MEEDKMLSAPHGGGAKAKATNIIRGAIVGLCIIVFLGYIMMWCIMPTDTYYNKWVPHIMASTNSTYFGLQGPILLDFTFPILFIAVMGCIYTHLGKGMESSDRKKDPFKKLRRPMIIKGLGIVNWIELFFFAMFILLCLWYFSSFMHFWYEKINMEAMSRGDKLWQAKLERFALVIGLAGNVCLTFLFFPVTRGSSILAFLGLTSEASIKYHIWLGHLSMTMFTAHGFSYLIYWALTHRLSEALKWDEMWDQTYVNNIAGELCLLSGLVMWSTTFPSIRRRMFEVFYYTHNLYILFIIFYILHKGLFFICIMLPGMYLFVIDRFLRFLQSRQKVRLVSARVLPCETVELNFSKSRALNYTPTSTMFVSIPIISKLQWHPFTVTSNSHLEPDTLSVVIKCEGSWTKKLYDLISSPSSVDRLQASIEGPYGPPTTHFLRHDMLVMVSGGSGITPFISIIRDLMFMSSARKCKTPKLLLISTFRNSSHLSMLDLLLPVSGASAGSCNLDLQIEAYVTREKVQPLEKAEPARIIRFRPLPSDSPISPNLGKNSWLWLAAIISSSFVIFLFILGIITRYYIYPIDHNTNKVNLMTQRTVLTTLIICFSIAITATAAFLWNKNQNVKETKQIQDLEDSTTGGSSGSMHDAADRELESLPHQSLVKSMKVHYGARPDLKRILLQSKGSSIGALVCGPKQMRHDVAAICSSGLAENLHFESISFSW; encoded by the exons ATGGAAGAGGATAAGATGTTATCAGCTCCTCATGGAGGAGgagcaaaagcaaaagcaacCAACATCATCCGCGGTGCAATAGTGGGACTATGTATAATTGTATTTCTTGGTTATATCATGATGTGGTGCATCATGCCAACTGATACGTATTACAACAAATGGGTTCCTCACATCATGGCCAGCACCAATTCAACTTACTTCGGATTACAAG GTCCAATACTGCTGGATTTTACATTTCCTATCTTGTTCATTGCTGTTATGGGATGCATATATACTCATTTGGGAAAGGGAATGGAGAGCAGTGACAGGAAAAAGGATCCGTTCAAGAAGTTGAGGCGGCCCATGATCATCAAAGGCCTCGGAATTGTTAACTGGATagagcttttcttttttgcCATGTTCATCCTCCTCTGCCTGTGGTACTTCTCTTCTTTCATGCATTTCTGGTACGAGAAGATCAACATGGAAGCCATGTCTCGAGGAGATAAGCT GTGGCAAGCGAAGTTGGAAAGATTTGCTTTGGTGATTGGTCTGGCGGGGAATGTATGCTTgacatttctcttctttccggTGACAAGAGGATCATCAATATTGGCTTTCTTGGGTTTAACTTCAGAGGCCAGCATCAAGTACCACATTTGGCTTGGACACCTTTCCATGACCATGTTTACCGCTCATGGCTTTTCTTATCTCATTTATTGGGCTCTCACTCATCGGTTATCAGAG GCGCTAAAATGGGATGAGATGTGGGATCAAACCTATGTAAACAACATAGCAGGAGAGCTATGCTTGCTGTCTGGATTAGTGATGTGGAGCACAACTTTCCCAAGCATCAGACGACGCATGTTTGAAGTCTTCTACTACACTCACAACCTCTACATCCTCTTCATCATTTTCTACATTCTTCACAAGGGCCTTTTTTTCATCTGCATTATGCTTCCTGGGATGTACCTCTTCGTGATCGATCGATTCCTGAGGTTCTTACAATCAAGACAAAAGGTCCGTCTAGTTTCTGCTCGTGTTCTACCCTGTGAAACTGTCGAGCTCAACTTCTCCAAAAGCCGAG CTTTGAACTACACTCCAACAAGCACTATGTTCGTGAGTATCCCCATCATTTCTAAGCTGCAGTGGCATCCGTTCACCGTTACTTCCAACAGTCATTTGGAACCAGACACGCTCAGTGTGGTGATTAAATGCGAAGGGAGTTGGACTAAGAAGCTTTACGACCTGATTTCATCGCCTTCTTCTGTTGATCGTCTTCAAGCTTCTATTGAAGGACCCTATGGACCTCCAACAACTCACTTTCTCAG GCATGACATGCTTGTGATGGTCAGCGGAGGAAGTGGAATCACGCCTTTCATCTCTATCATCAGAGATTTGATGTTTATGAGCTCAGCACGAAAATGCAAGACTCCCAAGCTACTGCTGATCAGCACATTCAGGAACTCCTCGCATCTCTCCATGCTAGACCTTCTCCTTCCAGTTTCTGGTGCTTCTGCAGGATCTTGCAATTTGGACCTACAAATAGAGGCTTATGTAACCAGAGAAAAGGTGCAACCGCTGGAGAAAGCGGAACCTGCCCGGATCATTCGCTTCAGGCCACTGCCATCAGATTCTCCCATATCTCCCAACTTGGGCAAAAATAGTTGGCTTTGGCTCGCCGCAATCATCTCATCCTCTTTCgtcattttccttttcattttggGTATCATTACTCGCTACTACATTTACCCCATTGATCACAACACCAACAAGGTCAACCTGATGACTCAAAGGACCGTGCTAACTACACTCATCATATGCTTCTCAATCGCGATCACGGCCACCGCTGCTTTTCTGTGGAACAAGAACCAAAATGTCAAGGAAACCAAACAGATCCAGGATTTGGAAGATTCAACAACAGGAGGATCATCCGGCTCCATGCATGATGCTGCTGATAGAGAATTAGAGAGTCTTCCCCATCAATCTCTCGTCAAATCTATGAAGGTGCACTATGGAGCAAGACCCGACCTCAAGC GAATTTTGCTGCAGAGTAAGGGATCAAGCATTGGAGCTCTCGTGTGCGGCCCTAAGCAGATGAGGCATGATGTAGCCGCCATTTGCTCATCCGGTTTAGCAGAAAACCTTCACTTTGAATCAATCAGCTTCAGTTGGTGA
- the LOC113728101 gene encoding uncharacterized protein, which translates to MYMAYGWPQVIPLEPGSCPTSFSDHIVYFKVLNRLLLVVAPSHIELWSSSQHRVRLGKSKRGVDSIQKEGENLRAVWSPDAKLIGVITSSFYLHIYKIHFTDKKIQIGGKQPSGLFLATISLLLSEQIPFADKSMTLSNIICDNKHMLVGLSDGSFYNISWKGEFCGVVDLDIPFSDGSGADKLSHSLDNGLPSNGARGVSLPRNYMRKKSAIVHMEFSFSLRLLFLLFCDGQLVSCSVSKKGLKQADLIKVEKKLASGDAVCASVASEQQILAVGTKRGVVELYDLTDSASLIRAVSLYDWGYCADDTGPVSCIAWTPDNSAFAVGWKLRGLTVWSVSGCRLMSTIRQIGLISVSSPVIKPNQDCKYEPMIGGTSQMHWDEYGYRLYAIEERSSERIIAFPFGKCCLNRGVSGTTYVRQVIYGEDRLLIVQSEDTDELKILHLKLPVSYMAQNWPVLHVAASKDGMYLAVAGLHGLILYDIRLKRWRVFGDITQEQKIQCRGLLWLGKIVVVCNYTDSSNIYELLFYPRYHLDQSSLLCRKPLLAKPMVMDVYQDYLLVTYRPFDVHIYHVNLSGELTHSSTPDLQLSTVRELSIMTAKSHPAAMHFIPDQHPIDYVLRKDSSSSDHLAREPARCLILRTNGELSLLDLDEGRERELTDSVELFWVTCGQSEEKTNLIEEVSWLDYGHRGMQVWYPSPGVDPFKQEDFLQLDPELEFDREVYPLGLLPNAGVVVGVSQRMSFSACTEFPCFEPSPQAQTILHCLLRHLLQRNKSEEALRLAQLSAEKPHFSHCLEWLLFTVFDAEISRQASKNHAPVPNHASTSSLLEKTCDLIKNFPEYFDVVVSVARKTDGRHWADLFSAAGRSTELFEECFQRRWYRTAACYILVIAKLEGPAVSQYCALRLLQATLDESLYELAGELVRFLLRSGREYEPASPGTEKLSPRFLGYFLFPSSQRRQHLESKSSFKEQSAHVASVKNILESHASYLMSGKELSKLVAFIKGTQFDLVEFLQRERYGCARLENFASGLELIGQKLQMGTLQSRLDAEFLLAHMCSVKFKEWIVVLATLLRRSEVLFDLFRHDLRLWKAYSITLQSHPVFSEYHDLVEALEERLSSGSYSSSTTADEK; encoded by the exons ATGTATATGGCATACGGATGGCCGCAGGTGATTCCATTGGAACCAGGATCATGCCCTACTTCTTTCTCCGACCACATTGTCTACTTCAAAGTCCTCAATCGCTTATTGCTCGTCGTCGCTCCTTCTCATATCGAACTCTGGTCTTCTTCTCAG CATAGGGTGAGACTGGGAAAGTCCAAGAGAGGCGTGGATTCGATTCAGAAAGAAGGCGAGAATTTGCGGGCAGTTTGGAGTCCGGATGCCAAATTGATTGGCGTAATT ACATCTTCTTTTTATCTTCATATTTATAAGATCCATTTCACggacaagaaaatacaaattgGAGGAAAGCAGCCATCTGGTTTATTTCTTGCTACCATTTCTTTACTTCTAAGTGAGCAGATCCCTTTTGCAGACAAGAGTATGACATT GAGCAACATTATCTGTGATAACAAACATATGCTTGTTGGACTTTCTGATGGATCATTTTATAATATATCATGGAAGGGAGAG TTCTGTGGGGTTGTTGATCTTGACATTCCATTCTCTGATGGAAGTGGAGCTGATAAATTGTCTCATTCTTTGGACAATGGTCTTCCTTCTAATGGAGCACGAGGTGTTTCTCTGCCCAGGAATTATATGAGGAAGAAGTCTGCTATTGTGCACATGGAGTTTTCCTTCTCACTGAGGTTACTGTTTTTGCTCTTTTGTGATGGACAACTTGTGTCATGTTCTGTAAGTAAGAAAGGATTAAAGCAAGCTGATTTAATTAAAGTCGAAAAGAAGCTGGCATCTGGTGATGCTGTATGTGCCTCAGTTGCTTCAGAGCAACAAATTCTTGCTGTGGGTACAAAAAGGGGAGTTGTTGAGTTGTATGACCTCACAGATTCTGCTTCCCTTATTCGTGCTGTTTCTTTATATGACTGGGG ATATTGCGCAGATGATACTGGACCTGTCAGCTGTATTGCCTGGACTCCTGATAATTCTGCTTTTGCAGTTGGGTGGAAATTAAGAGGGCTTACAGTTTGGTCTGTTTCTGGATGTCGGTTGATGTCAACAATTCGTCAAATTGGTTTGATCTCAGTGTCTTCTCCAGTTATTAAGCCAAACCAGGATTGTAAATATGAGCCTATGATTGGTGGCACCTCACAAATGCACTGGGATGAGTATGGATATCGGCTTTATGCTATTGAGGAAAGATCTTCAGAAAGAATTATTGCTTTTCCTTTTGGCAAATGTTGTCTTAACAGAGGAGTATCTGGAACAACTTATGTTCGTCAAGTTATTTATGGGGAAGATCGGCTGCTTATTGTCCAGTCTGAAGATACTGACGAACTTAAAATCCTTCATCTTAAACTTCCA GTTTCTTATATGGCGCAAAATTGGCCTGTTTTACATGTGGCTGCTAGCAAGGATGGGATGTACTTAGCAGTTGCTGGACTTCATGGGTTAATTTTATATGACATACGACTAAAGCGGTGGCGAGTGTTTGGAGATATTACTCAGGAACAGAAGATCCAGTGCAGAGGCTTGTTATGGCTAGGGAAAATTGTTGTGGTCTGCAACTACACAGATTCCTCCAACAT ATATGAATTGCTTTTCTACCCAAGATATCACCTTGATCAAAGTTCGTTACTTTGTCGGAAGCCATTGCTTGCAAAGCCAATGGTCATGGATGTCTACCAAGATTATCTACTTGTTACCTATCGCCCCTTTGATGTCCATATATACCATGTTAACCTGTCTGGAGAGTTGACACATTCTAGTACCCCAGATTTACAG CTTTCTACAGTACGTGAACTCTCAATTATGACTGCAAAGAGCCATCCTGCTGCAATGCATTTTATCCCAGATCAACATCCTATAGATTATGTTTTGAGGAAGGATTCCTCTTCATCAGACCACTTGGCCAGAGAACCTGCTAG ATGCTTGATATTGAGAACAAATGGGGAGCTTTCCTTGCTCGATTTGGATGAAGGGCGGGAAAGAGAACTCACTGACTctgtggagttgttttgggttACCTGTGGTCAGTCAGAGGAGAAAACAAATTTAATTGAAGAAGTTTCATGGTTAGATTATGGCCACCGTGGAATGCAG GTTTGGTATCCTTCTCCTGGTGTGGACCCTTTTAAGCAGGAGGATTTTTTGCAG TTGGACCCAGAGTTGGAATTTGACCGTGAGGTATATCCTCTTGGTCTACTTCCCAATGCTGGAGTTGTAGTTGGTGTATCCCAGAGAATGTCTTTTTCAGCATGCACAGAGTTCCCATGTTTTGAACCATCTCCTCAAGCTCAAACCATTTTGCATTGCCTACTTCGGCATCTTCTTCAG aGGAACAAGAGCGAAGAAGCTTTACGTTTGGCGCAATTGTCAGCAGAGAAGCCACATTTTTCTCATTGCCTTGAATGGCTTCTTTTTACAGTATTTGATGCGGAAATATCCAG GCAAGCCAGCAAAAACCACGCACCTGTTCCTAATCATGCTTCTACCTCCTCTCTTTTGGAGAAGACCTGCGATCTCATAAAGAACTTTCCAGAATATTTTGATGTGGTTGTTAGTGTTGCTAGAAAAACTGATGGCCGACATTGGGCAGATTTATTCTCAGCTGCTGGGAGATCGACAGA GTTATTTGAGGAATGCTTTCAGCGCAGATGGTATCGTACTGCAGCTTGCTATATTCTT GTTATCGCTAAACTTGAAGGTCCTGCTGTCAGCCAGTACTGTGCATTGCGTCTATTGCAG GCAACGCTCGATGAATCTTTGTACGAACTTGCTGGGGAGCTG GTTAGGTTTCTCCTTAGATCAGGGAGGGAATATGAACCTGCTAGCCCGGGTACAGAGAAACTCTCGCCTAGATTCTTGGGTTACTTCCTTTTCCCATCTAGTCAACGGCGGCAGCATTTGGAGTCAAAGAG CTCATTTAAAGAGCAGAGTGCTCATGTTGCTTCTGTTAAGAACATTTTAGAAAGCCATGCTAGCTACCTAATGTCTGGGAAAGAGCTTTCAAAGCTTGTTGCATTCATCAAAGGCACACAGTTTGACCTAGTG gAATTTCTTCAACGAGAAAGATACGGGTGTGCTCGCTTAGAAAATTTTGCTTCAGGGCTTGAATTAATTGGGCAGAAG CTTCAAATGGGAACATTACAGAGCCGGTTGGATGCAGAATTCCTTTTGGCACATATGTGCTCCGTAAAGTTCAAAGAGTGGATTGTAGTCTTGGCTACACTTTTGAGGCGATCCGAG GTTCTCTTTGATTTGTTCCGCCATGATCTGCGGTTGTGGAAAGCTTATAGCATAACCCTACAG TCGCATCCTGTATTTTCTGAATACCATGATTTGGTTGAAGCCTTGGAAGAAAGGCTTTCATCTGGTTCATATTCTTCTAGTACAACTGCAGATGAGAAATGA